In Amycolatopsis sp. FBCC-B4732, the genomic stretch CACACGAAAGGACACGGCCGCGATGAGCACCGTCACCGAATCCGTCGACGTCGAAACCGACGTCGCCACCGCCTACAACCAGTGGACGCAGTTCGAGTCCTTCCCGCACTTCATGGAGGGCGTCGACGAGATCCGGCAGCTCGACGAGACCCACACGCACTGGAAGATCAGCGTCGGCGGGCAGACCCGGGAGTTCGACGCGACGATCACCGAGCAGCACCCCGACGAGCGCGTCGCGTGGAAATCGGACTCCGGCCCGAACCACGCGGGCGTCGTGACGTTCCACCGCCTCGACGACCGGCACACCCGCGTGACCGCGCAGCTGGACATCGACCCGGAGGGCTTCGTCGAAAACGTCGCCGACAAGCTGGGCATCCTCGACCGCCGCGTCAAGGGTGACCTGGGTCGCTTCAAGACGTTCATCGAGGACCGCGACGGCCACGAGACCGGCGCTTGGCGCGGAGACGTCGAGCGTCCCGGGAGCTGATCCCGGTCCTGTGGCGCAGGCCGCCCCCGCCGTGTCCCGAACGGCGAGGGCGGCCTTTGTCCTTTGTAGACAGTTCGGCTGTCGGACTTTTTCCGAATGCACCCGGCCGGAGCAGCCGGCGGGTCACACGTTCACGCTGCGTCCCAGAACGCCGGTCCCGCCGGGGAAACCCGCGTCCCGGCGCGCGGCCGTTCAGGAACCGTTCAGTTCGTGGCCGCTCCGGAAAGCGCTTTCTCTCGCCGGAACCCTTTGCCCGTCCGGTGTAGGGTCTGGCGTCGAACTCGTGGGAGCGCTCCCCGACCGGCCCCGGACGAAGGAGGACAACGTGGTTCCCGGACGCAAGACCTGGTTTTCCCTGGCCGCCGCGGTACTGCTGGGCGGCGTGCTCACCGGCGTCGCCGAGGCGCACGGTTCGGCGACGGATCCGCCGTCGCGCAACTACGGCTGCTGGGCCCGCTGGGGCAGCGATTTCCAGAACCCGGCGATGGCGACGCAGGACCCGATGTGCCGGCAGGCCTGGCAGGCCGACCCGAACGCCATGTGGAACTGGAACGGGCTCTACCGCGAGGGCGTGGCGGGCAACCACCAGGGCGCGATCCCCGACGGGCAGCTCTGCAGCGGCGGCCGCACCCAGAGCCCGCGGTACAACGCGCTCGACACGGTCGGCGCGTGGCAGACGGCGAAGAAGGACAACCGGTTCACCCTGACCGTCACCGACCAGGCGCACCACGGCGCGGACTACCTGCGTGTCTACGTCACCCGCCAGGGTTTCGACCCGGCGACGCAATCACTCGGCTGGGGCAACCTCGAACTGGTCGCGCAAGCCGGCCGCCTCGCCCCCGCCGGCCAGTACCAGGTCGCGGTCGACGCGGGCACCCGGACCGGACGGCACGTCGTGTACACGATCTGGCAGGCGAGCCACCTCGACCAGTCGTACTACTTCTGCAGCGACGTCGACTTCTCCGGCCGGAGGTAAGTTACGTTACATGCACTGGTCGTAATGCAAGGCGTACTCTCGGGTCATGGAACTGTCCTTCCCCGAAGGCCCGGCCTGCACGACCGTGGCCGAAGTGGCGGCGGCGTACTCCTCGCCGTCACTGCTGAACCATGCGATGCGGGTCTACGCCTGGGCGACGGCGCTCGGCGAGGCGCACCAGGTGGAGTTCGACGCCGAGCTCCTGTTCGTCGCGGCGATGCTCCACGACGTCGGGCTGGCCCCGGAGTTCGACAGCCACACGAAGCCGTTCGAAGTCGCCGGCGGCCACGTCGCGTGGGTGTTCGCCGCCGGCGCGGGGTGGCCGGCCGCGCGGCGGGAGCGGCTCGCCGAGGTGATCGTCCGGCACATGTGGGCGGAGGTGGACCCCGCCGAAGACCCCGAGGGCTTCCTGCTGTCGAGGGCCGCCGCGGCCGACATCGCCGGGCGCGGCGTCGCGGAGCTGCCCGGCGCCTTCCGCACCGGCGTGCTGACCCGGTACCCGCGGCTGGACCTCGTCACCGAGTTCCTCCGGTGCTTCCGCGACCAGGCCGGCCGCAAACCGGACAGCTCCGCCGCGGCCGCGATCCGCAACGACCTCGCCACCCGGATGGCGGCCAACCCACTCGAACGGGGCTGATCACATGCAGGCCATCACCGTCCGGGACCGCACGGCGGAACCCGAACTCACCGAACTA encodes the following:
- a CDS encoding SRPBCC family protein, producing MSTVTESVDVETDVATAYNQWTQFESFPHFMEGVDEIRQLDETHTHWKISVGGQTREFDATITEQHPDERVAWKSDSGPNHAGVVTFHRLDDRHTRVTAQLDIDPEGFVENVADKLGILDRRVKGDLGRFKTFIEDRDGHETGAWRGDVERPGS
- a CDS encoding lytic polysaccharide monooxygenase; amino-acid sequence: MVPGRKTWFSLAAAVLLGGVLTGVAEAHGSATDPPSRNYGCWARWGSDFQNPAMATQDPMCRQAWQADPNAMWNWNGLYREGVAGNHQGAIPDGQLCSGGRTQSPRYNALDTVGAWQTAKKDNRFTLTVTDQAHHGADYLRVYVTRQGFDPATQSLGWGNLELVAQAGRLAPAGQYQVAVDAGTRTGRHVVYTIWQASHLDQSYYFCSDVDFSGRR
- a CDS encoding HD domain-containing protein, with protein sequence MELSFPEGPACTTVAEVAAAYSSPSLLNHAMRVYAWATALGEAHQVEFDAELLFVAAMLHDVGLAPEFDSHTKPFEVAGGHVAWVFAAGAGWPAARRERLAEVIVRHMWAEVDPAEDPEGFLLSRAAAADIAGRGVAELPGAFRTGVLTRYPRLDLVTEFLRCFRDQAGRKPDSSAAAAIRNDLATRMAANPLERG